A stretch of Oryza brachyantha chromosome 4, ObraRS2, whole genome shotgun sequence DNA encodes these proteins:
- the LOC102708959 gene encoding heavy metal-associated isoprenylated plant protein 47-like — protein sequence MQQKIVIKVSMPCGKCRSKVMALVAAASGVNSVRVAGDGTDRLEVVGDGVDPVCIANRIRRKIGYAEIVQVEEVKEKKSVPPMPVPAMPLPPELCYGYPLPCYQHHHPPPPVYVYGEQPGGSCPIM from the coding sequence ATGCAGCAAAAGATCGTGATCAAGGTGAGCATGCCGTGCGGGAAGTGCCGGTCCAAGGTCATGgcgctggtggcggcggcgtccggtgTGAACTCGGTGcgggtcgccggcgacggcacggacCGGCTGGaggtggtcggcgacggcgtcgacccGGTCTGCATCGCCAACCGCATCCGCAGGAAGATCGGCTACGCCGAGATCGTgcaggtggaggaggtgaaaGAGAAGAAGTCGGTTCCCCCCATGCCCGTGCCGGCCATGCCATTGCCGCCGGAGCTGTGCTACGGCTACCCTCTTCCCTGCTAccagcaccaccacccgccgccgccggtgtaTGTCTACGGCGAGCAGCCGGGGGGCAGCTGCCCAATCATGTAA
- the LOC102702466 gene encoding uncharacterized protein LOC102702466 has translation MRKEIVIRLQKGHNKAIKVAAAVSGVESVTLAGEDKNLLLVIGSGVDSNHLTEKLRRKVGHAEVVELRTVDADELLHMAAAAEQYSYRYYPGATPYNSHAAAGRDPYYAGAGGYPHQRGAAGARDHYYGGYTPGAGAGAGSYGGAPMTMATGGYYAGAGYPQYGHSSYYPPAAATSTNTHTVVHHQYSNDPDSCSIM, from the exons ATGAGG AAGGAGATTGTCATCAGGCTGCAGAAGGGCCACAACAAGGCCATCAAGGTGGCTGCTGCGGTCTCAG GGGTGGAGTCCGTCacgctcgccggcgaggacaAGAACCTGCTGCTGGTGATCGGCTCCGGCGTGGACTCCAACCACCTCACCGAGAAGCTGCGGAGGAAGGTGGGGCACGCGGAGGTGGTGGAACTGCGcaccgtcgacgccgacgagctcctgcacatggccgcggccgccgagcAGTACTCGTACCGCTACTACCCCGGCGCGACCCCGTACAacagccacgccgccgccggccgcgaccCGTActacgccggcgccggcgggtaCCCTCAccagcgcggcgccgccggcgcccgggACCACTACTACGGCGGCTACACGCCCGGAgcaggcgccggcgccgggtcGTACGGCGGCGCGCCGATGACGATGGCCACGGGGGGCTACTACGCCGGCGCCGGGTACCCGCAGTACGGCCACTCGTCGTACtacccgccggcggcggcgacgtcgacgaACACGCACACCGTCGTGCACCACCAGTACAGCAACGACCCGGACAGCTGCTCCATCATGTAG
- the LOC121054296 gene encoding heavy metal-associated isoprenylated plant protein 16-like gives MKQKIVIKACMPCDGCRAKALGVAAKADGVISMAITGDDRDRLEVVGVGVDVTCLVVCLRKKVRFADVLQVEEVKEEKKPEEKKPEEKTPEPCCPCPPPPPYCYYPPPPMIVCDDPTPACSIM, from the exons atgaAG CAAAAGATCGTGATCAAGGCGTGCATGCCGTGCGACGGGTGCCGGGCCAAGGCGCTGGGGGTGGCCGCGAAGGCGGACGGGGTGATCTCGATGGCgatcaccggcgacgacagggACCGGCTGgaggtcgtcggcgtcggcgtcgacgtgACCTGCCTCGTCGTCTGCCTGCGCAAGAAGGTCCGCTTCGCCGACGTCCTgcaggtggaggaggtgaaggaggagaagaagcccGAGGAGAAGAAGCCGGAGGAGAAGACGCCGGAGCCGTGCTGCCCgtgccctcctccgcctccgtaCTGCTactacccgccgccgccgatgatcGTCTGCGACGACCCCACCCCGGCCTGCTCCATCATGTAA